A section of the Rhizomicrobium sp. genome encodes:
- a CDS encoding mechanosensitive ion channel domain-containing protein → MTENRLLLDMFPWAPRPLIVLALLVAAIAAAIAVHSLLWAVFRRFLDVRYPFLHDIIGRTRGISRFAFIMIAFSMAVSVAPLRPLVADGANRVLLAAFVVFLGWLVIVGVNLAIDRYIGRFKLDVSDNLLARKAVTQMRLLKRALDSVLVVITLGFALMSFDSVREFGVSLFASAGIAGIAAGLAARPVLENLMAGVQLAISQPIRLDDVLIVEGEYGTVEEITSTYVVLKLWDWRRMIVPLSYFFDKPFQNWTRTSASLIGTVMIYADYTVPVDQVRRKLEEIVKESKLWDKQVVNLQVTDARDNVIELRALVSAGNSAMTFDLRSEVREKLIAYLQKEIPWALPTARRQALVEIDARQQRKAATI, encoded by the coding sequence ATGACCGAAAACAGACTTCTGCTCGACATGTTTCCCTGGGCGCCGCGACCCCTGATCGTGCTAGCGCTGCTGGTTGCGGCGATCGCGGCAGCAATCGCCGTCCATTCCCTGCTATGGGCCGTATTCAGGCGCTTCCTCGACGTCCGCTATCCGTTCCTGCACGACATCATCGGCCGCACGCGCGGCATCAGCCGCTTCGCCTTCATCATGATCGCCTTCAGCATGGCGGTGTCCGTGGCGCCGCTGCGTCCGCTTGTCGCCGACGGCGCCAATCGCGTGCTGCTGGCGGCCTTCGTCGTGTTTCTGGGCTGGCTGGTAATTGTGGGCGTCAATCTGGCGATCGACCGCTATATCGGCCGCTTCAAGCTCGACGTCTCCGACAATCTTCTCGCGCGCAAGGCGGTGACCCAGATGCGCCTGCTCAAGCGCGCGCTCGATTCGGTTCTGGTCGTGATCACGCTCGGCTTCGCGCTGATGTCGTTCGACTCCGTGCGCGAGTTCGGCGTCAGCCTGTTCGCATCGGCGGGGATCGCCGGGATCGCGGCGGGTCTCGCCGCGCGGCCGGTTCTGGAGAACCTCATGGCGGGCGTCCAGCTCGCCATCTCCCAGCCGATCCGCCTGGACGACGTCCTTATCGTCGAGGGCGAGTACGGGACGGTCGAGGAAATCACCTCGACCTATGTCGTTCTCAAGCTGTGGGACTGGCGGCGCATGATCGTGCCGCTCAGCTATTTCTTCGACAAGCCGTTCCAGAACTGGACGCGCACCTCCGCCTCGCTCATAGGCACGGTGATGATCTATGCCGACTATACCGTGCCGGTCGATCAGGTGCGCCGCAAGCTCGAGGAGATCGTCAAGGAATCCAAATTGTGGGACAAACAGGTCGTCAACCTGCAGGTCACCGATGCCCGGGACAATGTGATCGAGTTGCGCGCGCTGGTAAGCGCCGGAAATTCCGCGATGACCTTCGATTTGCGGTCGGAGGTGCGCGAGAAGTTGATCGCCTATCTGCAGAAGGAAATCCCCTGGGCGCTCCCGACCGCGCGGCGGCAGGCCCTCGTGGAGATCGACGCGCGGCAGCAGCGCAAGGCCGCGACCATATGA
- the otsB gene encoding trehalose-phosphatase: MICLPAPDLDRTALFLDIDGTLLDIALTPDTVRVPLELVDDLARLRTRCGGALALVSGRTLEGIDKLFAPLKLPAAGAHGTQVRPDPDVPSGHLTRPIPAQLRAKFTALADRPGMFIEDKEVTLALHYRLLEEPTLPAARVAEVEAEATAAGFSLLHGKKVLELKPAGTDKGSALRAFMARLPFLGRIPLFAGDDVTDGYAFAVLESLGGIGISVGRTFPGAAYRVDSPADFRRWLHTLLAPSIDGQKELGPTAFVDGP; this comes from the coding sequence ATGATCTGCCTGCCCGCTCCGGATCTGGATCGCACTGCGCTGTTCCTGGATATCGACGGCACGTTGCTCGACATCGCGCTGACGCCGGATACCGTCCGCGTGCCGCTCGAGCTTGTGGACGATCTTGCGCGGCTTCGAACGCGCTGCGGCGGGGCGCTGGCGCTCGTGAGCGGGCGCACGCTCGAGGGCATCGATAAATTGTTCGCGCCGCTCAAGCTTCCCGCCGCAGGCGCGCATGGCACGCAGGTCCGGCCCGATCCCGATGTGCCGAGCGGACACCTCACGCGACCCATTCCGGCGCAATTGCGCGCCAAGTTCACGGCGCTCGCGGATCGGCCCGGCATGTTCATCGAGGACAAGGAGGTCACGCTGGCGCTGCATTATCGCCTTCTTGAAGAACCCACGCTGCCGGCGGCGAGGGTCGCCGAAGTCGAAGCGGAGGCCACAGCCGCCGGCTTCTCGCTCCTGCACGGCAAGAAAGTCCTGGAGCTCAAGCCCGCCGGCACCGACAAGGGCTCCGCATTGCGTGCCTTCATGGCCAGGCTGCCGTTCTTGGGCCGCATACCGCTGTTCGCCGGCGACGACGTGACCGACGGCTACGCCTTCGCGGTTCTCGAAAGCCTCGGCGGCATCGGCATCTCGGTCGGCCGGACCTTTCCGGGCGCGGCCTATCGGGTCGACAGCCCGGCGGACTTCAGACGGTGGCTGCACACATTGCTGGCGCCCTCCATCGACGGACAAAAGGAACTCGGCCCAACGGCGTTCGTTGACGGTCCATGA
- the treS gene encoding maltose alpha-D-glucosyltransferase, protein MNVREDVHLPRADETIQHERAHDPLWYKDAVIYQLHVKSFADANNDGVGDFAGLIGKLDYLAELGVTAIWLLPFYPSPRRDDGYDIADYRGVHPDYGSIEDVRRFIELAHAKGMRIITELVLNHTSDQHPWFQRARKAPPGSPDRDFYVWSDTDKRYAGTRIIFLDTEKSNWTWDEEAQAYYWHRFYAHQPDLNFDNPAVMEEALSVMRFWLDMGVDGLRLDAVPYLVEREGTNNENLPETHAVLKRFRAEIDAHYPGRMLLAEANQWPEDVQAYFGDGDECHMLFHFPLMPRMYMAIAQEDRFPIMDIMRQTPDAPPNCQWATFLRNHDELTLEMVTDKERDYLWKTYAADKRARLNLGIRRRLAPLLEHDRRRIELMNSLLLTIMGTPILYYGDEIGMGDNIHLGDRDGVRTPMQWSPDRNGGFSRADPASLVLPAIMNPLYGFEAVNVEAQWRSPYSLLNWVRRMLVVRGRWKAFGRGTIRFLRPQNRKVLVYLREFDGEVVLCVANVSRTAQAVELDLSEFAGRTPVELSGEVAFPKIGQLTYLLTLQPFGFYWFALSAETSQPAWSTATADNIAEYHTFIIRAGLNDIIDGRQRNVLEKEVLPGYVAQRRWYQAKSTGVPAVRIADTQDFDKELLFGVLEVNGEHYALPLAIAWEDAPSHPFEAALALARVRRGARIGLLTDGFATAKFARALLRGLAEGCGPGALTCSRAPAFAGIAPDAEIEWPGAEQSNSTLIVGRRAVIKLFRRLVDGIHPEAEMVRALTERGFTGIAALMGEVRYKSAAAAVVQRFVENQGDAFQWSLEQVGRLIDDKAVTDGENGNDLEAYRNFIAVVGRRLGEMHTILAQPSDDPDFMPQKATAETIASWRARLGAQLDAAFALRDLGDRAALDAAAGKALSAGEGLLLTRIHGDLHLGQVLVAAGDAIIIDFEGEPAKPLAERRAKNSPLRDVAGMLRSFDYVGGVVERNDRLVNTSQSADRARTLLAEFGRVARGAFLDGYAKGRGRPLDAREEKLLAVFTLEKAAYEIVYEANNRPDWIDLPTAGFSGLAAAL, encoded by the coding sequence ATGAATGTCCGCGAAGACGTCCATCTTCCGCGCGCCGACGAGACGATCCAGCACGAGCGCGCGCATGATCCCCTCTGGTACAAGGACGCTGTCATCTATCAGCTCCACGTCAAGTCGTTCGCCGACGCGAACAATGACGGCGTCGGCGATTTCGCGGGCCTGATCGGCAAGCTCGACTATCTGGCCGAGCTCGGCGTCACCGCGATCTGGCTCCTGCCGTTCTATCCTTCTCCCCGGCGCGACGACGGCTACGACATCGCGGATTATCGCGGCGTTCATCCCGATTACGGTTCGATTGAAGACGTGCGCCGCTTTATCGAGCTGGCGCATGCGAAGGGTATGCGCATCATCACCGAGCTCGTGCTGAACCACACCTCCGATCAGCACCCCTGGTTCCAGCGCGCGCGCAAGGCGCCGCCAGGTTCACCCGACCGCGACTTCTACGTCTGGTCCGACACCGACAAGCGCTATGCCGGTACGCGCATCATTTTCCTCGATACCGAGAAGTCGAACTGGACCTGGGATGAGGAGGCGCAGGCCTATTACTGGCACCGTTTCTACGCGCACCAGCCCGACCTCAATTTCGACAATCCGGCGGTCATGGAGGAGGCGCTGTCGGTGATGCGCTTCTGGCTCGACATGGGCGTCGACGGCCTGCGCCTCGATGCCGTGCCCTATCTGGTCGAGCGCGAAGGCACCAACAACGAGAACCTGCCGGAGACGCACGCCGTCCTGAAGCGCTTCCGCGCGGAAATCGACGCGCATTATCCCGGCCGCATGCTGCTCGCCGAGGCCAACCAGTGGCCGGAGGACGTGCAGGCATATTTCGGCGACGGCGACGAGTGCCACATGCTGTTCCATTTTCCCCTGATGCCGCGCATGTACATGGCGATCGCACAGGAGGACCGCTTCCCCATCATGGACATCATGCGCCAGACGCCGGACGCACCGCCGAACTGCCAATGGGCGACGTTCCTGCGCAATCACGACGAACTGACGCTGGAGATGGTCACCGACAAGGAGCGCGACTATCTCTGGAAGACCTATGCCGCCGACAAGCGGGCGCGTCTCAATCTCGGTATCCGGCGCCGGCTCGCGCCGTTGCTCGAACATGACCGCCGGCGCATCGAGCTGATGAACTCGCTGCTGCTCACCATCATGGGCACGCCTATCCTCTATTACGGCGACGAGATCGGCATGGGCGACAACATCCATCTGGGCGACCGGGACGGCGTGCGCACGCCGATGCAATGGAGCCCGGACCGCAATGGCGGCTTCAGCCGCGCCGATCCGGCGTCGCTGGTGCTGCCGGCGATCATGAACCCGCTCTACGGGTTTGAAGCCGTCAATGTCGAGGCTCAATGGCGCAGCCCCTATTCGCTGCTCAACTGGGTGCGCCGCATGCTGGTGGTGCGCGGCCGCTGGAAGGCGTTCGGGCGCGGCACGATCCGTTTCCTCCGGCCGCAGAACCGCAAGGTCCTCGTCTATCTGCGCGAATTCGATGGCGAGGTCGTGCTTTGCGTCGCCAATGTCTCGCGCACGGCCCAGGCCGTCGAGCTGGACCTGAGCGAGTTCGCCGGCCGTACGCCGGTCGAGCTGTCGGGCGAGGTCGCGTTTCCGAAGATCGGGCAGCTCACCTATCTGCTCACGCTTCAGCCCTTTGGATTCTATTGGTTCGCGCTGAGCGCGGAGACCAGCCAGCCGGCCTGGAGCACCGCCACCGCCGATAACATCGCGGAGTACCACACCTTCATCATCCGGGCCGGCTTGAACGACATCATCGATGGGCGGCAGCGGAACGTCCTGGAGAAGGAGGTGCTGCCGGGATATGTCGCGCAACGGCGCTGGTATCAGGCCAAGAGCACCGGCGTGCCCGCGGTGCGGATCGCGGACACGCAAGACTTTGACAAGGAGCTCCTGTTCGGCGTCCTCGAGGTGAACGGCGAGCACTACGCGCTGCCGCTCGCGATCGCATGGGAGGACGCGCCGTCGCATCCGTTCGAAGCGGCGCTCGCCCTGGCGCGCGTCCGGCGCGGCGCACGGATCGGGCTTCTGACCGACGGCTTCGCCACGGCCAAGTTCGCGCGGGCCTTGTTGCGCGGGCTTGCCGAGGGCTGTGGGCCGGGCGCTTTGACCTGCAGCCGCGCGCCGGCCTTTGCCGGCATCGCGCCGGACGCGGAGATCGAGTGGCCGGGCGCCGAGCAGAGCAACTCGACGTTGATCGTCGGCCGCCGCGCCGTGATCAAGCTGTTTCGTCGCCTGGTCGACGGTATCCATCCAGAGGCAGAGATGGTGCGCGCGTTGACGGAGCGCGGCTTCACCGGCATCGCAGCGCTTATGGGCGAGGTACGCTATAAGAGTGCCGCGGCCGCGGTGGTGCAGCGCTTCGTCGAGAACCAGGGCGATGCGTTCCAATGGTCGCTGGAGCAGGTCGGCCGCCTGATCGACGACAAGGCGGTGACCGATGGCGAGAACGGCAACGACCTCGAAGCCTACCGCAATTTCATCGCGGTTGTCGGCCGCCGGCTGGGCGAAATGCACACCATACTGGCGCAGCCCTCGGACGATCCCGATTTCATGCCGCAGAAGGCGACCGCCGAGACGATAGCGTCCTGGCGCGCGCGCCTGGGCGCACAGCTCGATGCCGCCTTCGCATTGCGCGATCTCGGCGATCGCGCCGCGCTCGACGCTGCGGCGGGCAAGGCCTTGTCCGCGGGGGAGGGGCTGCTCCTCACGCGAATCCACGGCGACCTGCATCTCGGGCAAGTGCTGGTGGCGGCGGGCGACGCGATCATCATCGACTTCGAGGGCGAGCCGGCCAAGCCGCTCGCCGAGCGCCGCGCGAAGAATTCTCCGCTGCGGGATGTGGCCGGCATGTTGCGCTCGTTCGACTATGTCGGCGGCGTTGTGGAGCGCAACGACCGGCTGGTGAACACCAGCCAGAGCGCCGACCGTGCCAGGACGCTGCTCGCGGAGTTCGGCCGTGTCGCGCGCGGCGCGTTCCTGGATGGTTACGCGAAAGGCCGCGGTCGGCCGCTGGACGCGCGCGAGGAAAAGCTCCTTGCCGTCTTCACGCTCGAAAAGGCCGCCTATGAGATCGTCTACGAGGCCAACAACCGCCCGGACTGGATCGACCTTCCCACCGCGGGTTTTTCCGGACTGGCGGCGGCGCTATGA
- the glgB gene encoding 1,4-alpha-glucan branching protein GlgB produces the protein MNMQDTNEAAQAQMVAQGRHPDPFAFLGPHNGIVRTFQPAAQRVDLLLGANAVSLTAIGNTGVFVGRGEPPYRLRIHWRDTVQETEDPYAFAPILGDVDLHLFSEGAHWNLAGRFGASVDRIEDIAGVRFAVWAPNARRVSVVGDFNGWDGRRHPMRLRHDAGVWEIFIPRLMAGERYKYEIVGPDGTLLPLKADPLARATEHPPANASVVPEPWRFHWTDGDWMAGRAKAQAPDAPISIYEVHAASWLRPEHGETMDWRGLAEHLIPYVGALGFTHVELLPIMEHPFGGSWGYQPLSQFAPSARYGTAEAFAGFVDACHRAGIGVILDWVPAHFPSDAHGLAHFDGTALYEHADPREGLHKDWNTLIYNLGRREVQGFLIASGLFWLEHFHIDGLRVDAVASMLYRDYSRNAGEWIPNRYGGRENLEAVDFLKRLNGLARERHPGAITIAEESTAWPGVTAPEGLGFSYKWNMGWMHDTLSYLSYEPVHRRWHHNDMTFGLVYAWSERFVLPLSHDEVVHGKGSLYARMPGDAWQKLATLRAYFAFLWTHPGRKLLFMGGELAIPREWDHDGEIDWDLLKDHGHAGVQQLVGDLNRLYAREPALHALDDDPSGFRWAIGDDSANSVFAYERVAPDGRSLLVVVNMTPVPRCGYRVPVSRDGAWHELLNTDSQIYGGGNIGNGGQAEARDGALILTLPPLATLVLG, from the coding sequence ATGAACATGCAGGACACCAACGAGGCCGCCCAAGCGCAGATGGTGGCACAAGGCCGCCATCCCGATCCTTTCGCGTTCCTCGGACCCCACAATGGCATCGTCCGCACATTCCAACCCGCCGCGCAGCGCGTCGACCTCCTGCTTGGCGCGAACGCGGTGTCGCTGACGGCCATCGGCAACACCGGCGTGTTCGTCGGGCGCGGCGAGCCGCCCTACAGACTCCGCATCCATTGGCGCGACACGGTTCAGGAAACCGAGGACCCTTATGCGTTCGCGCCGATCCTGGGCGACGTCGACCTGCATCTTTTCTCCGAAGGCGCGCATTGGAATCTCGCCGGGCGCTTCGGCGCATCGGTCGACCGCATCGAGGACATCGCGGGCGTGCGCTTCGCGGTATGGGCGCCGAATGCGCGGCGCGTCTCGGTGGTCGGCGATTTCAACGGTTGGGATGGCCGGCGCCATCCGATGCGGCTGCGCCACGACGCCGGCGTGTGGGAGATTTTCATCCCGCGGCTTATGGCGGGCGAACGCTACAAATACGAAATCGTCGGTCCGGACGGCACGCTGCTCCCGCTCAAGGCCGATCCTTTGGCGCGCGCGACCGAACATCCGCCCGCGAATGCCTCCGTCGTCCCCGAGCCCTGGCGTTTCCATTGGACCGACGGCGACTGGATGGCCGGGCGCGCCAAGGCCCAGGCGCCGGACGCGCCGATCTCGATCTATGAGGTCCACGCCGCGTCCTGGCTGCGCCCCGAGCACGGCGAGACGATGGATTGGCGCGGTTTGGCCGAGCACCTTATCCCCTATGTCGGCGCGCTCGGCTTCACCCATGTCGAGCTGCTGCCGATCATGGAGCACCCGTTCGGCGGCTCCTGGGGCTACCAGCCCCTGTCGCAATTCGCGCCCAGCGCGCGCTACGGCACGGCGGAAGCCTTCGCCGGCTTCGTCGACGCATGCCACCGCGCCGGCATCGGCGTGATCCTGGACTGGGTGCCGGCGCATTTCCCCTCAGACGCGCATGGCCTCGCGCATTTCGACGGCACGGCGCTCTACGAGCATGCCGATCCGCGCGAAGGGCTCCACAAGGATTGGAACACGCTCATCTACAATCTCGGCCGCCGCGAGGTACAAGGCTTCCTGATCGCCAGCGGGCTGTTCTGGCTGGAGCACTTCCATATCGACGGCCTGCGCGTCGACGCCGTGGCGTCGATGCTTTATCGCGATTATTCGCGCAACGCCGGCGAGTGGATTCCCAACCGCTATGGTGGCCGCGAGAACCTCGAAGCGGTCGACTTTCTCAAGCGCCTGAACGGCTTGGCGCGCGAGCGTCATCCGGGCGCGATCACCATCGCCGAGGAATCGACGGCCTGGCCGGGCGTGACCGCGCCGGAAGGCCTGGGATTTTCCTACAAATGGAACATGGGCTGGATGCACGACACGCTGTCCTATCTCTCTTACGAGCCGGTGCATCGCCGCTGGCATCATAACGACATGACCTTCGGTCTCGTCTACGCCTGGTCGGAGCGCTTCGTCCTGCCGCTGTCCCATGACGAGGTTGTTCACGGCAAGGGTTCGCTCTATGCCCGCATGCCGGGCGACGCCTGGCAGAAGCTCGCGACCCTGCGCGCCTATTTCGCCTTCCTGTGGACCCATCCGGGACGCAAGCTGCTTTTCATGGGCGGCGAGCTCGCAATCCCGCGCGAATGGGACCACGACGGCGAGATCGACTGGGATTTGCTCAAGGATCATGGGCATGCCGGCGTCCAGCAGCTTGTCGGCGACCTGAACCGGCTCTATGCGCGCGAGCCCGCCCTGCACGCCCTGGACGACGATCCGAGCGGCTTCCGCTGGGCGATCGGCGACGACAGCGCGAACAGCGTCTTCGCTTACGAGCGCGTCGCGCCCGACGGACGCTCGCTTCTCGTGGTCGTCAACATGACGCCGGTGCCGCGCTGCGGCTATCGCGTTCCGGTGTCGCGCGATGGCGCCTGGCACGAGTTGCTCAACACGGATTCGCAAATCTATGGCGGCGGCAATATCGGCAATGGCGGGCAGGCCGAAGCCCGCGATGGCGCGTTGATACTTACCCTGCCGCCGCTTGCAACATTGGTTCTTGGATGA
- a CDS encoding alpha-1,4-glucan--maltose-1-phosphate maltosyltransferase: MSPPRICDLGAAAAGAAIVARAKALRFDHLAVDGVSALPGEGLRLLANVDLAEFRSDDTLVETHPDWFAFRPSTDSTGVADPRHHVRAQGHAIARFYIACDGFRTHWHDRLAQLVAQGASGFRLRRPDRVPPALLRGLIADLRSHAPRTRFIADIAGLAREALAALAGCGFDYCLSSLAWWDFRAAWLTEEYEAASRVAPVLARVGADGVPPGERRARYAVAAVAGSGIWMPAEFSAGGEIDGCIAAANALVESDPVIAGHGALVHRGNALIRTAESDQRLARDAVIAVVNSSDIVCPAPSSPEDWDVPVMTALAPHEVCLLHARRRDPIRSEVPQLDAAEPRIVIANVSPAVDDGKFAVKRIVGETVAVEADIFADGHPLIAADIVHGERRVPMRPIGNDRWRGTFVLDRIGRHAFALEAWIDRYGGFARDLARKQEAGHDIALDIREGDAMVREVLGLPASDSAILLAPETIEAMHRLEERKFLVRSPAYPIDADRSGAGFASWYELFPRSQTDDPTRHGTFRAVIARLPVIRAMGFDVLYMPPIHPIGRTNRKGRNNALTAAPGDPGSVYAIGSAEGGHDAIHPELGTFDDFRALIAAARAEGLEIALDFAVQCSPDHPWLKEHPGWFDWRADGSIKYAENPPKLYEDIVNVDFYAQDAIPGLWNALRDIVRFWANEGVRIFRVDNPHTKPFAFWQWLIASVRASDPDIIFLAEAFTRPKVMAHLAKIGFTQSYTYFTWRNTKDELTDYLGELNEPPARDFFRPHFFVNTPDINPYFLQTSGRPGFLIRAALAATLSGLWGIYSGFELCEAAALPGREEYRDSEKYQIRPRDWNAPGNIAAEIATLNRLRKAHSALQTHLGVTFYNAFNPNVLYYGKHVAGETSRILVAVNLDPHGPQECDFEIPLWEWGLPDSGALFVEDLLDGHHFVWHGKIQHLRLEPDAPYRLWRVCPAEDQR; this comes from the coding sequence ATGTCGCCACCGCGGATCTGCGATCTGGGAGCAGCCGCAGCAGGTGCGGCCATCGTGGCGCGCGCCAAGGCGTTGCGCTTCGACCACCTCGCCGTCGACGGTGTGTCGGCGTTGCCGGGCGAAGGACTCCGGCTGCTGGCCAATGTCGACCTGGCGGAATTTCGATCGGACGATACGCTGGTCGAAACCCATCCCGATTGGTTTGCCTTTCGTCCGTCGACGGATTCGACCGGCGTGGCCGATCCGCGGCATCATGTCCGGGCGCAGGGACACGCCATCGCGCGGTTCTACATCGCGTGCGATGGATTCCGTACGCATTGGCATGACCGGCTGGCGCAGCTTGTCGCGCAAGGGGCGTCCGGTTTCAGACTGCGCCGACCGGACCGCGTACCCCCGGCACTCCTGCGCGGATTGATCGCCGATCTTCGGTCGCACGCGCCGCGCACGCGCTTCATAGCCGACATTGCGGGACTGGCGCGCGAGGCGCTCGCCGCGCTCGCTGGTTGCGGTTTCGACTATTGCCTGTCGTCGCTCGCCTGGTGGGATTTCCGCGCCGCCTGGCTGACGGAAGAGTATGAGGCAGCGTCCCGCGTCGCGCCTGTCCTGGCGCGGGTGGGCGCGGACGGCGTTCCGCCTGGCGAGCGGCGCGCGCGCTATGCCGTTGCCGCAGTCGCCGGCTCCGGCATCTGGATGCCGGCGGAGTTCTCGGCCGGCGGCGAAATCGACGGTTGCATCGCTGCGGCGAACGCCCTTGTGGAGTCTGATCCAGTCATCGCCGGTCACGGCGCGCTGGTCCATCGCGGCAACGCCTTGATCCGGACGGCCGAGTCCGATCAGCGCCTTGCGCGGGACGCAGTGATCGCCGTCGTCAATTCCAGCGACATCGTTTGTCCGGCGCCATCTTCGCCTGAAGATTGGGATGTACCTGTGATGACGGCACTGGCGCCGCATGAAGTGTGCCTCCTGCACGCCCGTCGCCGCGACCCGATCCGTTCCGAAGTCCCGCAGCTCGATGCCGCAGAACCGCGGATCGTCATCGCGAACGTCTCCCCCGCCGTCGACGACGGGAAATTTGCTGTCAAGCGCATCGTGGGCGAGACGGTCGCGGTCGAGGCCGACATCTTCGCCGACGGTCATCCGTTGATCGCGGCGGACATTGTCCACGGCGAGCGCCGCGTTCCGATGCGACCCATCGGCAATGACCGCTGGCGCGGGACCTTCGTGCTCGACCGAATCGGCCGGCACGCATTTGCGCTGGAGGCGTGGATCGATCGCTATGGCGGCTTTGCACGCGATCTGGCCAGGAAACAGGAGGCCGGCCACGATATCGCGCTCGATATCCGCGAGGGCGACGCGATGGTCCGCGAGGTCCTTGGCCTGCCCGCTAGCGATTCCGCCATTTTGCTCGCCCCAGAGACCATCGAAGCGATGCATCGCCTGGAGGAGCGGAAATTCCTCGTCCGTAGTCCCGCTTACCCGATCGATGCCGACCGGTCGGGCGCGGGCTTCGCAAGCTGGTACGAGTTGTTTCCGCGTTCACAGACCGACGATCCCACTCGGCACGGCACGTTCCGCGCCGTGATCGCGCGCTTGCCTGTGATCCGAGCTATGGGCTTCGACGTTCTTTACATGCCTCCGATCCATCCGATCGGCCGGACGAACCGCAAGGGCCGCAACAACGCCTTGACCGCCGCGCCCGGCGACCCGGGCAGCGTCTACGCCATCGGCTCGGCAGAAGGCGGCCACGATGCGATTCATCCAGAACTCGGCACGTTCGACGATTTCCGCGCCCTGATCGCAGCAGCGCGTGCGGAGGGTCTGGAGATCGCGCTCGATTTCGCCGTGCAATGCTCTCCCGACCATCCCTGGCTCAAGGAGCATCCCGGCTGGTTTGACTGGCGCGCCGACGGTTCGATCAAGTACGCCGAAAATCCGCCCAAGCTTTACGAAGACATTGTCAATGTCGATTTCTATGCCCAGGACGCGATTCCCGGGCTTTGGAACGCGTTGCGCGACATTGTCCGGTTCTGGGCAAACGAAGGCGTACGCATCTTCCGCGTCGACAATCCGCACACCAAGCCGTTCGCGTTCTGGCAATGGCTGATCGCGAGCGTGCGCGCTAGCGACCCAGACATCATTTTCCTTGCAGAAGCCTTCACGCGGCCGAAGGTCATGGCGCATCTCGCCAAGATCGGCTTCACTCAATCCTATACCTACTTCACCTGGCGCAACACCAAGGACGAGCTCACGGACTATCTGGGCGAGCTGAACGAACCGCCCGCCCGCGATTTCTTCCGGCCGCATTTCTTCGTCAACACGCCGGACATCAATCCGTATTTCCTGCAGACTTCCGGTCGGCCGGGATTTCTTATCCGCGCCGCGCTGGCGGCGACGCTGTCGGGACTGTGGGGCATTTATTCCGGATTCGAACTATGCGAGGCGGCGGCGCTGCCGGGCCGCGAGGAGTACCGCGACTCGGAAAAATATCAGATCAGGCCGCGCGACTGGAACGCGCCGGGTAACATCGCCGCCGAGATCGCGACGCTCAATCGGTTGCGCAAGGCCCATTCTGCACTGCAGACTCATCTCGGCGTCACGTTCTACAACGCGTTCAATCCGAACGTGCTTTATTACGGCAAGCATGTTGCCGGGGAGACGAGCCGTATCCTGGTCGCCGTAAATCTCGACCCGCACGGGCCGCAGGAATGCGATTTCGAAATTCCGCTCTGGGAATGGGGGCTGCCGGATAGCGGCGCGCTGTTCGTCGAAGACCTGCTCGACGGCCATCACTTCGTCTGGCACGGCAAGATTCAGCATCTGCGCCTGGAACCGGATGCGCCTTACCGTCTCTGGCGCGTCTGCCCGGCGGAGGACCAGCGATGA